The genomic stretch ACTGGAAGCGATTAATAAATATTTACTAGGCATAATAATTAATAAGTTGGTTTCGGTGTTGAGTAGGAATAAAGTAGCAAAATAAAATATACTTAATGATATATAATTTATAAAAAATAACCATTAATTTAATTGTCAATTATTCAGAGTCTATTGTCAATTTTATAAAACACCTTTAGAGCTTGGTATTTCGTGGATACGGCGAATATCGATTTCCAAAGCCATCCGCATCGCTCTAGCAAAGGCTTTAAAAGTAGCTTCAATGATATGATGAGAGTTAATGCCATCCAGTTGACGAATATGTAAAGTAATTTGGCTATGATTTACTAAGGCAACAAAAAATTCTCTGACTAACTGGGTGTCATAATTGCCAACTCTTTGGGTAGGTATATCTAAACCATAGCTTAAATGTGGTCGTCCTGAAAAATCAAGGGCTACTTGAATTAATGCTTCATCTAAAGGAGCAACAAAATGCCCAAAACGATTAATTCCTTTACGATTTCCTACCGCTTGGGCGATGGCTTGTCCTAATGTAATTGCAACATCTTCATTTGTGTGATGGTCATCAATTTCAATATCGCCTTT from Geminocystis sp. NIES-3709 encodes the following:
- the hisB gene encoding imidazoleglycerol-phosphate dehydratase HisB; amino-acid sequence: MSIITNTLPTNLESIAHQSRVASISRTTKETDIQVQVNLDGEGKCNVNTGIPFLDHMLHQICSHGLLDLDIQAKGDIEIDDHHTNEDVAITLGQAIAQAVGNRKGINRFGHFVAPLDEALIQVALDFSGRPHLSYGLDIPTQRVGNYDTQLVREFFVALVNHSQITLHIRQLDGINSHHIIEATFKAFARAMRMALEIDIRRIHEIPSSKGVL